A window of the Dioscorea cayenensis subsp. rotundata cultivar TDr96_F1 chromosome 14, TDr96_F1_v2_PseudoChromosome.rev07_lg8_w22 25.fasta, whole genome shotgun sequence genome harbors these coding sequences:
- the LOC120275991 gene encoding dioscorin dioA3-like isoform X2, producing MKKITMISSSTLFHLLLLFSLFFSWFPNAKPQEIEDEKEFSYIPGSPNGPERWGELHPEWEKCSNGMMQSPIDLTYQRVRLDPSLGMLNRNYKATNATLKNRGHDIMLEWVGDAGFLSIKGTVYFLKQVHWHSPSEHAINGIRYALEAHMVHQSQDLKIAVIGIIYTIGSPDQFLKKLENNIRQLTNTGVLQVNAGVVDPKHVRIEGNQYYRYMGSLTTPPCSENVTWTIIKKIKTVSQEQVDLLREAVHDDAMNNARPLQPINDRYIKLYKSFSSKLEAM from the exons ATGAAGAAGATAACAATGATCAGTTCATCCACCCTcttccatctcctcctcctcttctccctcttcttctcttggtTTCCAAATGCAAAGCCTCAAGAAATTG aGGATGAGAAGGAGTTTAGCTACATTCCTGGGAGTCCAAATGGTCCTGAACGTTGGGGAGAGCTTCATCCGGAGTGGGAGAAATGTAGCAACGGCATGATGCAGTCTCCTATTGATTTGACTTATCAGAGAGTTAGATTGGATCCAAGTTTGGGGATGCTGAACAGGAATTATAAGGCCACTAATGCAACACTGAAGAACCGTGGACATGATATAATG TTGGAATGGGTGGGTGATGCTGGTTTTTTGTCAATCAAGGGAACAGTGTACTTTCTCAAGCAAGTTCATTGGCATTCTCCTTCCGAGCATGCCATCAATGGCATAAG GTATGCTCTTGAGGCTCACATGGTCCATCAGAGCCAAGACCTAAAAATAGCTGTTATTGGTATCATCTACACAATTGGTTCTCCTGACCAATTCTTAAAGAaa CTTGAAAATAATATCAGACAACTTACAAACACCGGAGTTCTTCAAGTAAACGCAGGAGTTGTTGATCCAAAACATGTAAGGATAGAAGGCAACCAATATTATCGATATATGGGTTCTTTAACTACTCCACCTTGCAGTGAAAATGTTACATGGACCATCATTAAGAAG ATTAAAACTGTTTCACAAGAGCAAGTGGACTTGTTGAGGGAGGCAGTGCATGAT gATGCGATGAACAATGCAAGACCACTGCAACCAATCAATGACCGTTACATTAAGTTATATAAATCCTTTTCTTCAAAACTTGAAGCCATGTAA
- the LOC120275991 gene encoding dioscorin dioA3-like isoform X1, with the protein MKKITMISSSTLFHLLLLLSLFFSWFPNAKPQEIEDEKEFSYIPGSPNGPERWGELHPEWEKCSNGMMQSPIDLTYQRVRLDPSLGMLNRNYKATNATLKNRGHDIMLEWVGDAGFLSIKGTVYFLKQVHWHSPSEHAINGIRYALEAHMVHQSQDLKIAVIGIIYTIGSPDQFLKKLENNIRQLTNTGVLQVNAGVVDPKHVRIEGNQYYRYMGSLTTPPCSENVTWTIIKKIKTVSQEQVDLLREAVHDDAMNNARPLQPINDRYIKLYKSFSSKLEAM; encoded by the exons ATGAAGAAGATAACAATGATCAGTTCATCCACCCTcttccatctcctcctcctcttgtccctcttcttctcttggtTTCCAAATGCAAAGCCTCAAGAAATTG aGGATGAGAAGGAGTTTAGCTACATTCCTGGGAGTCCAAATGGTCCTGAACGTTGGGGAGAGCTTCATCCGGAGTGGGAGAAATGTAGCAACGGCATGATGCAGTCTCCTATTGATTTGACTTATCAGAGAGTTAGATTGGATCCAAGTTTGGGGATGCTGAACAGGAATTATAAGGCCACTAATGCAACACTGAAGAACCGTGGACATGATATAATG TTGGAATGGGTGGGTGATGCTGGTTTTTTGTCAATCAAGGGAACAGTGTACTTTCTCAAGCAAGTTCATTGGCATTCTCCTTCCGAGCATGCCATCAATGGCATAAG GTATGCTCTTGAGGCTCACATGGTCCATCAGAGCCAAGACCTAAAAATAGCTGTTATTGGTATCATCTACACAATTGGTTCTCCTGACCAATTCTTAAAGAaa CTTGAAAATAATATCAGACAACTTACAAACACCGGAGTTCTTCAAGTAAACGCAGGAGTTGTTGATCCAAAACATGTAAGGATAGAAGGCAACCAATATTATCGATATATGGGTTCTTTAACTACTCCACCTTGCAGTGAAAATGTTACATGGACCATCATTAAGAAG ATTAAAACTGTTTCACAAGAGCAAGTGGACTTGTTGAGGGAGGCAGTGCATGAT gATGCGATGAACAATGCAAGACCACTGCAACCAATCAATGACCGTTACATTAAGTTATATAAATCCTTTTCTTCAAAACTTGAAGCCATGTAA